One genomic region from Paramormyrops kingsleyae isolate MSU_618 chromosome 24, PKINGS_0.4, whole genome shotgun sequence encodes:
- the leap2 gene encoding liver-expressed antimicrobial peptide 2, with the protein MEGGAGESSVELTLDIKRQRDACPPQKHLQAIMSMASRKTSCNKRAAMCSRTGGALGFLLILVIHQVSSSGRSDSAEKPVHRESTWLLRQAVRMTPLWRTLGSKPFGAFCRDSYECSTRICRNSHCGFHQPAMS; encoded by the exons atggaggggggggcaggagaaTCCTCGGTGGAGCTGACGTTGGATATAAAGAGGCAACGCGATGCTTGTCCCCCACAGAAACATCTGCAAGCCATTATGTCCATGGCCTCCAGAAAGACCTCCTGCAACAAGCGAGCGGCGATGtgcagcaggacaggcggggcCCTGGGCTTCCTGCTTATCCTGGTTATCCATCAG GTGTCCAGCAGCGGAAGGTCAGACTCGGCCGAGAAGCCGGTCCACAGAGAATCCACGTGGCTACTGAGACAGGCAGTGCGCATGACGCCTCTGTGGAGGACCCTGGGAAGCAAGCCCTTTGGGGCCTTCTGCAGGGACAGCTACGAGTGCTCCACCCGAATCTGCAG GAACAGTCATTGTGGCTTCCACCAACCAGCCATGTCGTGA
- the bmp15 gene encoding bone morphogenetic protein 15 encodes MKAAGNCTFFRFLALMYLFPKPSAFKPPPPGLGDAFPLPLNGADLNFKALTKEQHADQGLQFMLSLYRGAADEDGKPRQSRAFGCNTVRLIRPSRPDAVQRRRASGSFDQQYTYRLDYELKILPKERLMKATFIHLRSSALSGLPVACEVSISSQSGSDQGVPLEGSVVLGPLDQWAETDVTPQVLVRRGSRLTLAMQYWCVKGSLFEPLEMEGGRQGGKPGISSSRALLRLPDLLLYLEEDGAPKGWAVPTKVSPSFTSVWPRRRRSKEPGSIGLDIPNYVRKSASPKNQCKLHSYRVTFRDLGWDHWIIAPHAYNPHYCQGDCPRILHYGYNSPNHAIIQNFISEMMAGEEVPPPSCVPYKYKPISVLMMEKNGTVTYKEYEDMIAESCTCR; translated from the exons ATGAAGGCTGCCGGCAATTGCACATTTTTCCGGTTTTTAGCACTGATGTACCTGTTCCCGAAACCATCCGCTTTCAAGCCGCCCCCGCCGGGGCTCGGCGACGCGTTCCCGCTGCCCCTTAATGGAGCTGATCTGAATTTCAAAGCGCTGACGAAGGAGCAGCACGCCGATCAGGGCTTGCAGTTCATGCTGAGTCTGTACCGGGGAGCCGCAGACGAGGACGGGAAACCCCGGCAGTCGCGAGCGTTCGGCTGCAACACGGTCCGCTTGATCCGGCCGAGCCGCCCAGACGCCGTGCAGAGGCGCCGCGCCTCCGGCTCCTTCG ACCAGCAGTACACATACAGGCTGGACTATGAGCTGAAGATCCTGCCCAAGGAGAGGCTGATGAAGGCCACCTTCATCCACCTGAGATCCTCTGCCTTATCGGGCCTGCCCGTGGCCTGCGAGGTCAGCATCTCGTCTCAGTCTGGGTCTGACCAAGGAGTTCCCCTGGAGGGCAGTGTGGTCCTCGGGCCTCTGGACCAGTGGGCCGAGACGGATGTCACACCACAGGTGCTCGTGCGGAGAGGCAGCCGCCTGACCCTGGCTATGCAGTACTGGTGTGTGAAGGGCAGCCTCTTCGAGCCTCTGGAGATGGAAGGAGGGAGGCAGGGAGGCAAACCTGGAATCTCCTCCTCCAGGGCCCTGCTGAGGCTTCCTGACTTATTGCTCTACCTGGAGGAGGACGGGGCCCCCAAAGGCTGGGCTGTCCCCACCAAGGTCTCCCCGTCCTTCACGTCTGTGTGGCCCCGCCGCCGGAGGTCCAAGGAACCAGGCAGCATCGGCTTGGACATTCCCAATTACGTGCGCAAGAGCGCCTCCCCTAAGAACCAGTGCAAACTGCACTCGTATCGCGTCACCTTCCGGGACCTGGGTTGGGATCACTGGATAATTGCCCCGCATGCCTACAATCCCCACTACTGCCAGGGCGACTGCCCCCGCATCCTGCACTATGGCTACAACTCACCCAACCACGCCATCATCCAGAATTTCATCAGTGAGATGATGGCTGGCGAGGAGGTGCCACCTCCTTCCTGCGTGCCCTACAAATATAAGCCCATCAGCGTGCTCATGATGGAGAAGAACGGCACGGTCACCTACAAGGAGTACGAGGACATGATCGCAGAGTCCTGCACGTGTCGGTAA